From one Caldichromatium japonicum genomic stretch:
- a CDS encoding IucA/IucC family C-terminal-domain containing protein encodes MEIHDDERIKRREIAFQRVHPNPQQAQTAAAFLNGIDGILHTEPASPYVLRVTYDVLKISLQEIEEALAELGLYLDRNLFNRLKRALHHYTEETVRANSELAFDEQTLTQKLFARRYELIEHGCRDERPEHWRRYL; translated from the coding sequence ATGGAAATTCATGATGACGAACGCATTAAACGCCGCGAGATCGCCTTCCAGCGGGTCCACCCCAACCCCCAGCAGGCCCAGACTGCGGCTGCATTCCTCAATGGGATAGACGGCATTCTGCACACCGAGCCAGCAAGTCCTTATGTGCTTCGTGTCACCTATGATGTCCTCAAGATCAGCCTGCAAGAGATCGAGGAGGCCCTCGCCGAGCTGGGCCTATATCTCGATCGGAATCTTTTTAACCGTCTGAAACGCGCCCTGCATCACTATACCGAAGAGACGGTGCGCGCCAATAGCGAACTGGCGTTCGATGAGCAGACCCTGACCCAAAAGCTCTTCGCCAGGCGTTACGAACTCATCGAGCACGGCTGTCGCGACGAACGCCCCGAGCATTGGCGGCGTTATCTATAG
- the prmC gene encoding peptide chain release factor N(5)-glutamine methyltransferase, whose protein sequence is MVSEQEASEAFPSVSERLLALSPPVIGRCLHLAALALADCAQATPRLEAELLLAEASGLRRTELYARPEAGLTPDQFARFAALLQRRLVGEPLAYLLGRWGFWTLELEVTPATLIPRPETELLVETALERLTPDRPLRIADLGTGSGAIAAALASERPLWHLIAVERSPAAMAIARDNFRRLGLLVAPVLGHWLSALGPDCLDAILSNPPYVAAGDPHLAGSLRFEPQLALVSGQDGLDAIRAILADAPRCLKSGGLLAVEHGYDQGATVRRLFAQGGLQDIETRCDLAGHERITLGYRAGQ, encoded by the coding sequence ATGGTGTCTGAACAAGAAGCGAGTGAGGCATTTCCCAGCGTCTCAGAGAGACTGCTGGCGCTATCGCCGCCAGTGATCGGTCGGTGTCTGCACCTGGCAGCCTTGGCCCTGGCCGACTGTGCGCAGGCTACCCCCCGCCTAGAGGCCGAGCTCTTGCTCGCCGAGGCAAGCGGCCTGAGGCGCACCGAGCTCTATGCGCGTCCGGAGGCAGGCCTCACACCAGACCAGTTCGCCCGTTTCGCAGCCCTCCTCCAACGCCGGCTGGTCGGTGAGCCCCTCGCCTATCTCCTGGGACGCTGGGGATTTTGGACCCTGGAGCTTGAGGTCACACCTGCAACCCTGATCCCTCGACCCGAGACCGAGCTTTTGGTCGAAACTGCCCTCGAGCGCCTTACGCCCGATCGGCCCCTACGGATCGCCGACCTGGGTACCGGCAGCGGGGCAATCGCAGCGGCCTTGGCCAGCGAACGCCCGCTTTGGCACCTGATTGCCGTCGAGCGCTCGCCCGCCGCCATGGCCATCGCCCGGGACAATTTCAGACGCCTGGGATTGCTGGTCGCTCCAGTCTTGGGCCATTGGCTGAGCGCCCTAGGTCCGGACTGTCTGGATGCGATCCTCAGCAATCCGCCTTATGTCGCCGCCGGTGACCCACATCTCGCAGGCAGCCTGCGTTTCGAGCCGCAGCTGGCCTTGGTCTCAGGGCAGGATGGGCTGGATGCCATCCGCGCGATCCTGGCCGATGCCCCGCGCTGTCTGAAATCGGGCGGTCTGCTCGCCGTCGAGCACGGCTATGATCAGGGCGCAACGGTGCGTCGGCTCTTCGCCCAAGGGGGATTGCAGGACATCGAGACCCGCTGCGACCTGGCGGGACATGAGCGGATCACCCTGGGTTACCGTGCCGGTCAGTAA
- a CDS encoding lysophospholipid acyltransferase family protein: MQTATKANADWMIWLRSLAFVLLYNLLGIVHSLVSLAVAPFQSREQRHCFVNHWTRITMWLLRHLNGIEIEILGRENLPQGEPVVVMANHQSEWETFYLHLLVSPQATVIKRELLWIPFFGWGLALLDPIAIDRNKPVQALKKLLREGQQRLEQGMSVVIYPEGTRQPPGQVGRFNPGGAQLACRTGRRVLPVAHNAGDCWPARSLLRRPGRIRVVIGPPLFCEAGVEALNAQVEQWIRQTAFALMARSVTDRHGNPG, translated from the coding sequence ATGCAGACAGCAACAAAAGCCAATGCTGACTGGATGATCTGGCTGCGCAGCCTCGCCTTTGTGCTCCTCTATAACCTGCTGGGGATCGTGCATAGCCTGGTGAGCTTGGCGGTGGCACCCTTCCAGAGCCGCGAGCAGCGCCACTGCTTCGTCAACCATTGGACGCGGATCACGATGTGGTTGTTGCGCCATCTCAACGGGATCGAGATCGAGATCCTGGGGCGCGAGAACCTCCCCCAGGGCGAGCCGGTGGTGGTGATGGCCAATCATCAAAGCGAGTGGGAGACCTTTTATCTACATCTCCTGGTCTCACCCCAGGCTACGGTGATCAAGCGCGAGTTGTTGTGGATCCCCTTTTTTGGTTGGGGTCTGGCCTTGCTCGACCCCATCGCTATCGATCGCAATAAACCGGTTCAGGCGCTCAAGAAACTCCTGCGCGAGGGCCAGCAGCGGCTTGAACAGGGTATGAGCGTAGTGATCTATCCCGAAGGGACGCGCCAGCCGCCTGGTCAGGTGGGGCGGTTCAATCCCGGTGGTGCGCAGCTAGCCTGTCGCACTGGGCGGCGGGTGTTGCCAGTCGCCCACAATGCTGGCGATTGCTGGCCGGCGCGTTCGCTATTGCGCCGACCCGGACGCATCCGGGTGGTGATCGGCCCGCCGCTGTTCTGCGAGGCTGGGGTCGAGGCCCTCAATGCCCAGGTCGAGCAATGGATCCGCCAGACCGCCTTTGCGCTAATGGCCCGCTCTGTTACTGACCGGCACGGTAACCCAGGGTGA
- the ffh gene encoding signal recognition particle protein — translation MFAQLQDRFSGILKHLRGQGRLTEDNIKDTLREIRLALLEADVVLPVVRQFIEEIRAKAVGEAVMKSLTPGQVLIKLVHDELVRVMGEFNERLELNAPPPAVILMAGLQGSGKTTSAAKLARWLHERHKKSVMLVSCDVYRPAAIEQLRILAAEVEAEYCPSQVDEDPVAIAQRALDMARRRFKDVLIIDTAGRLHVDGEMMEEIKRLHAAVRPVETLFVVDAMTGQDAANTARAFDEALPLTGVILTKTDGDARGGAALSIRFITGKPIKFLGTGERTAALEPFYPDRVASRILGMGDVVSLVEEVQARVDRDQAERLVKKLNKGKDFDLADFKEQLEQMTRMGGVLSLMEKLPGMNQLPEHIKAKASDKELGKLIAIINSMTPQERRFPTIIKGSRKRRIAAGSGTRVQDVNQLLKQFLQMQKVMKKMQGGGMAKMMRALQGRIPQGLLPPGGGLPPGGMPPGGFPR, via the coding sequence ATGTTTGCACAGCTCCAGGATCGTTTCAGCGGTATCCTGAAACACCTGCGCGGTCAAGGCCGCCTCACTGAAGACAACATCAAGGATACCCTGCGCGAGATCCGCCTGGCCTTGCTCGAGGCCGACGTGGTGCTGCCCGTGGTGCGCCAATTCATCGAGGAGATTCGCGCCAAGGCCGTCGGCGAGGCGGTGATGAAAAGCCTGACGCCGGGTCAGGTCCTCATCAAACTGGTTCACGATGAGCTCGTCAGGGTCATGGGCGAGTTCAATGAACGCCTAGAACTCAATGCTCCACCGCCAGCGGTCATCCTCATGGCCGGACTCCAGGGTTCGGGCAAGACCACCAGTGCCGCCAAGCTGGCCCGCTGGCTCCATGAACGGCATAAGAAATCGGTGATGCTCGTCAGTTGCGATGTCTATCGCCCTGCGGCCATCGAGCAGTTGCGCATCCTGGCTGCTGAGGTCGAGGCCGAGTATTGCCCGAGTCAGGTCGATGAAGACCCAGTCGCTATCGCCCAGCGCGCCCTGGATATGGCCCGCCGCCGCTTCAAGGACGTCTTGATCATCGACACCGCCGGGCGCCTGCATGTCGATGGCGAGATGATGGAAGAGATCAAGCGCCTCCATGCCGCTGTCAGGCCGGTCGAGACGCTGTTCGTAGTCGATGCCATGACCGGTCAGGATGCCGCCAACACTGCCCGGGCCTTCGATGAGGCCCTGCCCCTGACCGGCGTGATCCTCACCAAGACCGATGGCGATGCGCGCGGCGGGGCGGCCTTGTCGATCCGCTTTATCACCGGTAAGCCGATCAAGTTCTTGGGGACAGGTGAGCGCACCGCGGCGCTCGAACCCTTTTATCCTGACCGCGTCGCCTCGCGTATCCTCGGGATGGGTGATGTGGTGTCCTTGGTCGAGGAGGTCCAGGCACGGGTTGATCGCGATCAGGCTGAACGCCTGGTCAAGAAGCTCAATAAGGGCAAGGACTTTGATCTGGCTGATTTCAAGGAACAGCTCGAACAGATGACCCGCATGGGTGGGGTCCTGAGCCTGATGGAGAAGCTTCCTGGCATGAATCAGCTCCCCGAGCACATCAAGGCCAAGGCTAGCGACAAAGAGCTGGGCAAATTGATTGCCATCATCAATTCCATGACCCCACAGGAGCGTCGCTTTCCCACCATCATCAAAGGTTCACGCAAGCGCCGCATCGCCGCAGGCTCCGGCACCCGGGTACAGGATGTCAATCAGCTCCTCAAGCAATTCTTGCAGATGCAAAAGGTCATGAAAAAGATGCAGGGTGGGGGCATGGCCAAGATGATGCGTGCCCTCCAGGGCCGGATTCCCCAGGGCCTCTTGCCACCTGGTGGGGGATTGCCGCCCGGGGGCATGCCACCGGGAGGATTCCCCCGGTGA
- a CDS encoding TRAP transporter small permease subunit, with protein MRHLLRFAYLIDTLNRRIGGLVHWLVLMSVLLSAATATLRYTLSWGSNALVEGQWFMFGLIFLLYAPLTLQQRGHVRVDILYSRLPSRLQLLIDILAGLLFLLPVCLLILIDAWDYARLAIQQNESSINPGGLPWWPMKLAIPIGFGLLALQGVSEIIKGTAALVAQAPSPQEVDRGHRR; from the coding sequence ATGAGGCATCTGCTCAGGTTCGCCTATCTGATCGATACCCTCAACCGGCGTATCGGCGGGCTGGTGCATTGGCTGGTGTTGATGAGTGTATTGCTCAGCGCCGCGACCGCCACCCTGCGCTATACCCTGAGTTGGGGCTCCAATGCCTTGGTCGAGGGGCAATGGTTCATGTTTGGTCTGATCTTTCTGCTCTATGCGCCCCTGACCTTGCAGCAACGCGGCCATGTCCGGGTCGATATCCTCTATAGCCGCCTGCCGTCGCGCCTCCAGCTCCTGATCGATATCCTCGCCGGGCTGTTGTTCCTCCTCCCCGTCTGCCTCCTGATCCTGATCGATGCCTGGGATTATGCCAGGCTAGCCATCCAGCAAAACGAATCCTCGATCAATCCCGGTGGGCTGCCCTGGTGGCCCATGAAGTTGGCGATCCCGATCGGCTTTGGCCTCTTGGCCCTGCAAGGCGTCTCCGAGATCATCAAGGGGACCGCAGCACTGGTCGCTCAGGCACCATCGCCCCAGGAAGTGGATAGAGGTCATCGCAGATGA
- a CDS encoding PQQ-dependent sugar dehydrogenase: MTERPGRLRLIEGGRLRPEPVQGLPEIRPRGQGGFLDVALHPRFRDNGLVYLSYAGSGREGLGTEVLRGRLAGDRLIDVQVIFRMQPKLDSNIHFGSRLVFDREGLLYVTLGDRGHRERAQRLDDHLGTVVHLLDDGRVPTDNPFLGRAGALPEIFTYGHRNIQGAALHPDSGKVWIIEHGPQGGDEVNVLVSGVNYGWPVITYGAEYGSGAPIGEDTHKEGMAQPLWHWTPSIAPSGMAFYTGERFGRWRGDLLVGALKYRLLVRLKLDGQQVIAEERLLEGIGRIRDVRVGPDGLIYLLTDEPNGRLLQLSPID, translated from the coding sequence GTGACCGAACGACCAGGACGGCTGCGCTTAATCGAGGGTGGACGGCTACGGCCCGAACCGGTGCAGGGTCTGCCAGAGATCCGTCCGCGTGGCCAGGGGGGGTTCCTCGACGTGGCCTTGCACCCGCGTTTTCGTGACAACGGCCTTGTCTATCTGAGCTATGCCGGCAGCGGCCGCGAGGGTCTGGGCACCGAGGTCCTGCGCGGCCGCCTGGCAGGGGATCGCCTGATCGATGTGCAGGTGATCTTTCGCATGCAGCCCAAGCTCGACAGCAACATCCATTTCGGCTCCCGCCTGGTCTTCGACCGAGAGGGACTGCTGTATGTCACCCTGGGCGATCGCGGTCACCGAGAGCGGGCGCAGCGGCTCGATGATCATCTGGGGACAGTGGTACATCTGTTGGACGATGGGCGTGTCCCGACCGACAACCCCTTCCTCGGGCGGGCCGGCGCCTTGCCCGAGATCTTTACCTATGGTCACCGCAACATCCAGGGCGCGGCCCTGCATCCCGACAGCGGCAAGGTGTGGATCATCGAGCATGGGCCTCAGGGGGGCGATGAAGTCAATGTGCTTGTATCCGGCGTCAACTACGGCTGGCCGGTGATCACCTATGGCGCCGAATATGGTAGCGGGGCGCCGATCGGGGAGGACACACACAAGGAGGGCATGGCCCAACCGCTTTGGCATTGGACACCCTCGATCGCCCCTTCGGGGATGGCCTTTTATACCGGCGAACGCTTTGGCCGTTGGCGCGGGGATCTTTTGGTCGGGGCACTGAAATATCGGCTGCTGGTGCGCTTAAAACTGGATGGCCAGCAGGTAATAGCAGAGGAGCGCCTACTAGAAGGGATCGGTCGCATCCGCGACGTGCGCGTGGGACCAGATGGCCTGATCTATTTGTTGACCGACGAACCGAACGGGCGGTTGCTGCAGTTGTCGCCAATCGACTGA
- the prfA gene encoding peptide chain release factor 1, which produces MTPLIRARLERLAERHSELAVLLADPETQADPARFRDFSREYAQLEPLMACYERYQAAERDLAAAEELIADPEMGALARDELAASRARLEAIEPELYLHLIPPDPDDQRNVFLEVRAGTGGAEAALFAGDLLRMYLRYAETRGWRTELVSASEGELGGYKEVVVRVSGTGVYSRLKFEPGVHRVQRVPETESQGRIHTSACTVAVLPEVEAIDAIAINPNDLRIDTYRASGAGGQHVNKTDSAIRITHLPTGIVVECQDERSQHKNRAKAMALLQAKLLASARAAQNSEVSGQRRLQVGSGDRSERIRTYNFPQNRLTDHRINLTIYKLDEILEGQLDQVIEPLLAEHQSAQLATLLANGV; this is translated from the coding sequence ATGACGCCATTGATCCGCGCCCGCCTGGAGCGCCTTGCTGAACGGCATAGCGAGCTTGCGGTGCTCCTGGCCGATCCCGAGACCCAAGCCGATCCAGCGCGTTTTCGTGACTTCAGCCGTGAGTATGCGCAGCTCGAACCCTTGATGGCCTGCTACGAACGCTATCAAGCGGCCGAACGTGATCTCGCGGCAGCAGAGGAGCTCATCGCCGACCCCGAGATGGGCGCACTCGCCCGCGATGAACTCGCTGCCAGTCGCGCCCGACTGGAGGCCATCGAGCCGGAGCTGTATCTCCATCTGATCCCGCCGGACCCCGATGATCAGCGCAACGTCTTTCTCGAGGTCCGCGCGGGGACCGGCGGGGCGGAGGCGGCGCTTTTTGCTGGTGATCTTCTGCGCATGTATCTGCGTTATGCCGAAACCCGCGGCTGGCGTACCGAACTGGTCTCGGCCAGCGAGGGAGAGCTAGGTGGCTATAAGGAGGTCGTGGTCCGCGTCAGCGGGACGGGGGTTTATTCCCGCCTGAAGTTCGAGCCCGGGGTGCATCGCGTCCAGCGCGTCCCCGAGACCGAATCCCAGGGGCGCATCCATACCTCCGCCTGTACCGTCGCTGTCCTGCCCGAGGTCGAGGCGATCGATGCGATCGCGATCAACCCCAATGATCTGCGCATCGATACCTATCGCGCCTCGGGTGCCGGCGGTCAGCATGTCAACAAGACCGATTCGGCGATCCGCATCACCCATCTGCCGACAGGGATCGTGGTCGAATGCCAGGATGAGCGCTCGCAGCATAAAAACCGCGCCAAGGCGATGGCCCTGCTCCAGGCCAAGCTATTGGCCAGTGCGCGCGCGGCCCAAAACAGCGAGGTCTCGGGCCAACGCCGGCTCCAGGTCGGCAGCGGCGACCGTTCCGAGCGTATCCGTACCTACAACTTTCCTCAGAATCGTCTCACCGATCATCGCATCAATCTGACGATCTATAAGCTCGACGAGATCCTGGAAGGTCAGCTCGATCAGGTCATCGAACCGCTCTTGGCCGAACACCAGAGCGCCCAGCTCGCCACCTTGCTGGCCAATGGTGTCTGA
- a CDS encoding cytochrome C assembly family protein, producing MIHTLFAYLTTLCYLAAAFLIGVRLFRKEGWTPPRWLAIAIGFIGLTLHSWVIWDGVAGHGGVNLGFYHALALTAWTIVALLLASSLTKPVDNLGLILLPAAALSLLLETHMADVGFMRHSTSLALKIHVLISMLAYSLLTLAAVQSIILAVQDHHLRHRRFTGFVRTLPPLQTMESLLFEMITAGFILLTLALLSGFAFLENMFAQHLVHKTILSVLAWLVFGGLLIGRYRHGWRGRTAITWTLSGFGILILAYFGSKAVLQFILQRAS from the coding sequence ATGATCCATACTCTTTTTGCCTATCTCACCACCCTCTGTTATCTCGCTGCGGCCTTCCTGATCGGCGTCCGTCTCTTCCGCAAGGAGGGATGGACACCGCCCCGCTGGCTGGCGATCGCCATCGGTTTTATCGGGCTCACACTGCATAGCTGGGTCATCTGGGATGGTGTCGCTGGGCACGGCGGTGTCAATCTGGGCTTTTATCATGCCCTAGCGCTCACGGCCTGGACGATCGTGGCCCTGCTGCTGGCCTCTAGCCTGACAAAACCCGTCGATAACCTGGGCCTGATCTTGCTGCCGGCGGCGGCGCTCAGCCTGCTCCTAGAGACCCACATGGCCGATGTCGGCTTTATGCGTCATTCAACCAGCCTGGCACTCAAGATCCATGTCTTGATCTCAATGTTGGCCTATAGCCTGCTGACCCTGGCCGCGGTTCAGTCGATCATCCTTGCCGTCCAGGATCACCATCTGCGCCACCGCCGTTTTACTGGGTTCGTGCGCACCCTGCCACCCCTCCAGACGATGGAAAGCCTCTTGTTTGAGATGATCACCGCCGGTTTCATCCTGCTCACCCTGGCCCTATTGAGCGGTTTTGCCTTTCTGGAAAACATGTTCGCCCAACATCTGGTGCATAAGACGATACTCTCCGTGTTGGCATGGCTGGTATTTGGTGGTTTGTTGATCGGGCGTTACCGCCATGGTTGGCGCGGACGCACAGCCATCACCTGGACCCTCAGCGGCTTCGGTATATTGATCCTGGCCTATTTCGGCAGCAAGGCGGTTTTGCAATTCATCCTGCAACGCGCTAGTTAG
- a CDS encoding CPBP family intramembrane glutamic endopeptidase — protein sequence MRASLRFFVYLLICLLIAGLLTPPLLATGWSEIEAHRLMGRLAQVLILIGLWPFLRWQGLAERPALGLDVGWPALWRRLIWGWLGGSLMLGTLVWALLELTVRLPDPDPRDWPSLIGLIAQALTAGLAIGLLEEVFFRGALYAAICRESGVRAAMLWSAGLYAALHFMKPSALPEEGGFGAGAAFWMMAQAVLDLFQWKNLDSGVALLLAGLLLAWVRERSGNIGWCIGLHAGWVFVIQLTRRLTDGNPDAAWGWLAGSYDGVIGWLAALWIGVLILALWSVERTGRISR from the coding sequence ATGCGTGCGAGCCTCCGTTTTTTCGTCTATCTGCTGATCTGTTTACTGATAGCTGGCCTGTTGACCCCGCCGCTCCTGGCGACTGGCTGGAGCGAGATTGAGGCGCACCGGCTCATGGGGCGGCTGGCTCAGGTGTTGATCCTGATCGGGCTTTGGCCCTTTTTGCGCTGGCAGGGGCTAGCCGAGCGGCCAGCATTGGGGTTGGATGTTGGTTGGCCGGCATTGTGGCGGAGACTGATCTGGGGATGGCTTGGCGGATCATTGATGCTAGGGACCTTGGTCTGGGCCTTGCTTGAACTTACGGTGCGCCTGCCCGATCCAGACCCGAGAGATTGGCCTAGCCTGATTGGGCTCATTGCGCAGGCGCTGACCGCAGGTCTCGCCATCGGTTTGCTGGAAGAGGTCTTTTTCCGCGGCGCGCTCTATGCTGCGATCTGTCGGGAGTCGGGGGTGAGGGCGGCGATGCTCTGGAGCGCCGGTCTTTATGCCGCCTTGCATTTTATGAAACCCTCGGCCTTACCCGAGGAGGGCGGCTTTGGGGCGGGCGCGGCGTTCTGGATGATGGCCCAGGCCGTGCTTGATCTCTTCCAATGGAAAAACCTCGATTCAGGGGTCGCGCTCTTGCTCGCTGGACTGCTCTTGGCTTGGGTGCGCGAGCGCAGCGGAAACATCGGCTGGTGCATCGGCCTGCATGCTGGCTGGGTATTCGTGATCCAACTCACCCGCCGTCTGACCGATGGTAATCCGGATGCAGCTTGGGGTTGGCTGGCCGGCAGCTATGACGGGGTCATCGGTTGGCTTGCCGCCCTCTGGATCGGGGTGCTGATCCTTGCCCTGTGGTCCGTGGAGCGGACGGGTCGTATTTCCCGGTGA
- a CDS encoding TRAP transporter large permease, producing the protein MSVWIAANMAPLMFTALVVFLLIGYPVAFSLAAVGMLFAWIGIELGMLTPALLQALPDRVFGIMRNEILLAVPFFTFMGLILERSGLAEDLLETAGQLFGGVRGGLAYAVVFVGALLAATTGVVAATVIAMGLISLPIMLRYGYHPRLATGVIAASGTLAQIIPPSLVLIVMADVLGRSVGDMYKGALLPGLVLTGLYALYVLINAQLHPKRAPALPPEARTLHGAALIRRVLLVLFPPLALIFLVLGTIFIGWATPTEGGAMGAVGAILLAALKGRLKLPMLTESMAATARITSFVIFILIGASVFSLSFRALDGDLWVEHLLSGLPGGALGFLLFVNLLVFVLAFFLDFFEISFIILPLLAPVATKLGIDLVWFGVLIGVNMQTSFMHPPFGFALFYLRSVAPPSVRTSDLYWGALPFVLIQLLMVGIIILAPGLVTWGLNPGSGSAPAVEIQLPQGGSSLLDSGDFEGLFKPESQ; encoded by the coding sequence ATGAGCGTCTGGATTGCCGCGAACATGGCGCCGTTGATGTTCACCGCGCTGGTGGTCTTTTTGCTCATCGGCTATCCGGTCGCCTTTTCTTTGGCAGCTGTCGGGATGCTGTTTGCCTGGATCGGGATCGAGCTCGGGATGCTGACCCCGGCCTTGCTCCAGGCCCTGCCGGATCGGGTCTTCGGGATCATGCGTAACGAGATCCTGCTGGCAGTCCCCTTCTTTACCTTCATGGGGCTGATCTTGGAGCGCAGCGGCCTGGCCGAGGATCTGCTGGAGACTGCAGGTCAGCTCTTTGGCGGAGTGCGCGGGGGTTTGGCCTATGCCGTGGTCTTCGTCGGCGCGCTCCTGGCCGCCACCACAGGGGTGGTGGCGGCTACGGTGATCGCGATGGGCCTGATCTCCTTGCCGATCATGTTGCGTTATGGCTATCACCCGCGGTTAGCGACCGGCGTGATTGCAGCCAGCGGGACCCTCGCCCAGATCATCCCGCCTTCGTTGGTCCTGATCGTCATGGCCGATGTGCTCGGGCGTTCGGTGGGTGATATGTACAAGGGCGCCTTGCTGCCTGGATTGGTGCTGACTGGGCTGTATGCCCTCTATGTCTTGATCAATGCCCAGTTGCATCCTAAGCGCGCGCCTGCCCTCCCACCTGAAGCGCGCACCCTACATGGTGCTGCCTTGATCCGCCGCGTCCTACTGGTCCTGTTCCCGCCGCTGGCCCTGATCTTTTTGGTCCTTGGGACGATCTTCATCGGCTGGGCGACGCCCACCGAGGGCGGGGCGATGGGGGCTGTTGGCGCCATACTGTTGGCTGCGCTCAAGGGTCGGCTGAAGCTCCCCATGCTGACCGAGTCGATGGCTGCGACCGCGCGCATCACCAGCTTTGTGATCTTTATCCTCATCGGCGCCAGTGTCTTTAGTCTGAGCTTTCGCGCCCTCGATGGGGATCTGTGGGTTGAGCATCTGCTTAGCGGATTGCCTGGCGGGGCGCTGGGCTTTCTGCTCTTTGTCAATCTACTGGTCTTTGTCTTGGCCTTCTTTCTCGATTTCTTCGAGATCTCATTCATCATCCTGCCGCTGCTTGCGCCCGTTGCCACCAAGCTCGGCATCGACCTGGTCTGGTTCGGGGTCCTGATCGGAGTCAATATGCAGACCAGTTTCATGCACCCACCCTTTGGCTTTGCCCTCTTTTATCTGCGTTCGGTGGCCCCTCCGTCGGTCCGTACCTCCGATCTCTATTGGGGGGCACTGCCCTTTGTGCTCATCCAGCTCCTCATGGTCGGGATCATTATCCTCGCGCCGGGCCTGGTGACCTGGGGGCTGAATCCAGGATCTGGCAGCGCCCCAGCCGTTGAGATCCAGCTTCCCCAGGGTGGGTCGAGTCTGCTCGACAGCGGTGATTTCGAGGGCTTGTTCAAGCCAGAGAGCCAATAG
- the mepA gene encoding penicillin-insensitive murein endopeptidase encodes MIPRSVLRSLIQLGALLGLLLPAALVLANPWASVSAPSSGMTQVVGSTASGCIAGADPLSASGPGYVSVRRYRNRYWGHPELIRFIQDLGHAQMKRTGRLVLIGDLSQPRGGPMPSSHRSHQNGLDVDIWLTLADSPEAARRLMDNNPDPPSMVAVGGRSVSAAWGRDQFALIEIAARHPLVDRIFVNAAIKQELCRIAGSDRAWLRKVRPWWGHDAHFHVRLRCPADSPGCDPQKPLPEGDGCGSDLAWWLSDEVLRGLAKAKPPAKRPEPELPPACRTLLHDPPRIAGE; translated from the coding sequence GTGATCCCCAGATCCGTTCTTCGGTCCCTGATTCAGCTCGGCGCCCTCCTGGGCCTGTTGCTGCCCGCAGCCCTCGTCTTGGCCAACCCCTGGGCTTCGGTCAGCGCTCCCTCGTCCGGCATGACACAGGTCGTCGGCAGTACGGCTAGTGGTTGTATCGCCGGCGCCGATCCACTCTCCGCAAGCGGTCCTGGCTATGTGAGTGTGCGCCGTTATCGGAATCGGTATTGGGGTCATCCCGAACTGATCCGCTTTATCCAGGATCTGGGCCACGCACAGATGAAACGGACCGGACGGCTGGTGCTGATCGGCGACCTGAGCCAGCCCCGCGGTGGGCCGATGCCGTCATCGCATCGCAGTCATCAAAACGGCTTGGATGTCGATATCTGGTTGACCCTAGCCGATTCGCCAGAGGCGGCGCGTCGGCTGATGGACAACAACCCCGATCCGCCGAGCATGGTCGCAGTCGGCGGACGGTCGGTCAGCGCTGCCTGGGGCAGGGATCAATTCGCCTTGATCGAAATCGCAGCGCGCCATCCCCTGGTCGATCGGATCTTCGTCAATGCCGCGATTAAACAAGAGCTTTGTCGCATAGCAGGCAGTGACCGCGCCTGGTTGCGTAAGGTGCGCCCTTGGTGGGGGCATGATGCCCATTTCCATGTCCGGCTACGCTGCCCTGCCGACAGCCCAGGCTGTGATCCGCAAAAGCCGCTTCCCGAGGGCGATGGCTGCGGTTCCGATCTGGCGTGGTGGCTGAGCGACGAGGTCTTGCGCGGCTTGGCCAAGGCCAAGCCGCCAGCCAAGCGTCCAGAGCCGGAGCTGCCTCCCGCCTGTCGCACCCTCCTGCATGACCCGCCGCGGATAGCGGGGGAGTGA